A single Flavobacterium sp. 1 DNA region contains:
- a CDS encoding RNA-binding protein — translation MNIFVGSLPFSIEEADLRESFEAYGAVDSVKIITDKFTGRSKGFGFVEMTNDDEAQKAIDELNGATVQGRAIVVNKSEPKPEGERRSFNNNRGGDSRGGYGGNSRGGDNRGGGDRGRY, via the coding sequence ATGAATATTTTTGTTGGAAGCCTTCCATTCAGTATTGAGGAAGCAGATTTAAGAGAGTCTTTCGAGGCATACGGAGCAGTTGATTCAGTTAAAATTATCACAGATAAATTTACAGGAAGAAGTAAAGGATTCGGTTTTGTTGAAATGACAAATGATGATGAAGCTCAAAAAGCAATTGACGAATTGAACGGAGCTACAGTTCAAGGACGTGCAATCGTTGTTAACAAATCTGAACCAAAACCAGAAGGCGAAAGAAGAAGTTTTAACAACAACCGTGGAGGTGATTCTCGCGGAGGTTATGGTGGAAACAGCCGTGGTGGAGATAACCGTGGTGGTGGAGACAGAGGAAGATATTAA
- the rimM gene encoding ribosome maturation factor RimM (Essential for efficient processing of 16S rRNA) — protein sequence MRKEDCFYLGKIAKKFSFKGEVLAYLDTDEPELYENLESVFVECNKHLVPFFIENSSLHKNDFLRIRFEDINTEEGADALLGSDLYLPLKMLPKLTGNKFYFHEVIGFEVEDKRLGYVGEIQSINDTTAQPLFEVLKGDAEILIPMIDHFLVKIDRENKKIIMDLPEGLIEMYL from the coding sequence ATGCGTAAAGAAGATTGTTTCTATTTGGGTAAAATCGCCAAAAAATTTAGTTTCAAAGGGGAAGTCTTAGCTTATTTAGACACAGACGAACCTGAGTTATACGAAAACTTGGAATCAGTGTTTGTTGAATGCAACAAACACCTGGTTCCTTTTTTTATTGAAAACAGCTCACTTCACAAAAACGATTTCCTCCGTATTCGTTTTGAAGATATAAATACTGAAGAAGGAGCGGATGCACTTTTAGGAAGCGATCTTTATCTTCCTCTAAAAATGCTGCCCAAACTTACGGGCAATAAATTCTACTTTCATGAAGTAATTGGTTTTGAAGTAGAGGACAAACGCTTGGGTTATGTTGGAGAAATTCAGTCTATCAATGATACCACTGCTCAGCCTCTTTTTGAAGTTCTTAAAGGAGATGCTGAAATCTTGATTCCGATGATTGATCATTTCTTGGTGAAAATTGATAGAGAAAACAAAAAAATCATTATGGATTTGCCAGAGGGTCTTATAGAAATGTATTTGTAG
- a CDS encoding DUF1573 domain-containing protein, which yields MKKILLLAMLTVLGTTISNAQETSKKAKKAKTTAVAALPKVDGAGMVFENETIDYGTIAHNAEPNRQFVFTNNGNKPLIITNTQGSCGCTVPTTPKEPIAPGAKGVIGVRYATDRVGPFTKTVTVTSNAEGQPTKTLTIKGTVLPDAAPAATKS from the coding sequence ATGAAAAAAATACTTCTATTAGCGATGCTAACTGTTTTAGGAACAACAATTTCTAACGCCCAAGAGACTTCTAAAAAAGCAAAAAAAGCAAAAACAACTGCAGTTGCTGCATTACCAAAAGTAGATGGTGCAGGAATGGTTTTTGAAAATGAAACTATTGATTATGGAACTATCGCTCACAATGCAGAGCCTAACCGTCAGTTTGTATTCACTAATAATGGTAACAAACCATTAATTATTACAAATACACAAGGATCTTGCGGATGTACTGTCCCTACTACGCCAAAAGAGCCAATTGCTCCAGGAGCAAAAGGAGTTATTGGAGTAAGATATGCTACAGACAGAGTTGGTCCCTTTACAAAAACAGTAACTGTAACTTCAAATGCTGAAGGACAGCCAACTAAAACACTAACGATTAAAGGTACTGTTTTGCCAGATGCCGCACCAGCTGCGACAAAAAGCTAA
- a CDS encoding 30S ribosomal protein S16, which translates to MSVKIRLQRHGKKQKPFYWVVAADARSKRDGKYLEKIGTYNPNTNPATIELNLDSAVKWLHNGAQPTDTAKAILSYKGALLKHHLDGGIRKGALTQEQADAKLAAWLEAKAGKVDAKKDGLSKAQADAKAKALKAEQAVNAKRLADAAQAEADAIAAATPAVEEEEVVAEAEETPAAEENNETTEA; encoded by the coding sequence ATGTCAGTAAAAATTAGATTACAAAGACACGGTAAAAAACAAAAACCGTTTTACTGGGTTGTAGCAGCAGATGCTCGCTCAAAAAGAGATGGTAAATACCTTGAAAAAATTGGTACTTACAATCCTAACACAAATCCTGCAACTATCGAATTAAATCTTGATAGTGCTGTAAAATGGTTGCACAATGGTGCTCAGCCTACTGATACAGCAAAAGCTATTCTTTCTTATAAAGGAGCTTTATTGAAACACCACCTTGATGGAGGTATTCGTAAAGGTGCTTTGACTCAAGAACAAGCTGATGCAAAATTAGCAGCTTGGTTAGAAGCTAAAGCTGGAAAAGTTGATGCTAAAAAAGACGGTTTATCTAAAGCGCAAGCTGATGCTAAAGCTAAAGCTTTGAAAGCAGAACAAGCTGTAAACGCAAAACGTTTGGCTGATGCTGCTCAAGCAGAAGCTGATGCTATTGCTGCTGCAACTCCTGCTGTTGAAGAAGAAGAAGTTGTTGCTGAAGCAGAAGAAACTCCTGCTGCAGAAGAAAATAACGAAACAACTGAAGCATAA
- a CDS encoding tRNA1(Val) (adenine(37)-N6)-methyltransferase, with amino-acid sequence MFQFKQFSIEQDRCAMKVGTDGVLLGAWTPIENNPFSILDIGTGTGIIALMLAQRSASQQIDALEIDEEAYEQATDNFENSPWNDRLFCFHAGLDEFVEEPEDEYDLIVSNPPFYGEDYKSENGQRDLARFQEAMPFEDLIEAVALLLSESGIFSVIIPFKEEEKFRAIAKEYELYPLKITRVKGTPITETKRSLLAFSRNEITSFLIDELIIETARHIYTPQYVELTKDFYLKM; translated from the coding sequence ATGTTTCAATTTAAACAATTTTCCATTGAACAAGACCGTTGCGCAATGAAAGTTGGTACTGATGGTGTTTTGCTAGGTGCTTGGACTCCGATAGAAAACAATCCTTTCAGTATTCTGGACATTGGAACAGGAACGGGAATAATTGCTTTAATGCTGGCACAAAGAAGTGCCTCGCAACAAATTGATGCTTTAGAAATTGACGAAGAGGCTTACGAACAAGCTACAGATAATTTTGAAAATTCCCCTTGGAATGACCGTTTGTTTTGTTTTCATGCTGGTTTAGATGAATTTGTCGAAGAGCCAGAAGATGAGTATGATTTAATTGTTTCTAATCCTCCTTTTTATGGCGAAGATTATAAATCTGAAAACGGACAACGAGATCTGGCACGTTTTCAAGAGGCGATGCCTTTTGAAGATTTGATTGAGGCAGTTGCTTTGTTGCTTTCTGAGAGTGGAATTTTTTCTGTTATAATTCCTTTTAAAGAAGAAGAAAAATTTAGGGCTATTGCAAAAGAATACGAATTATATCCCCTAAAAATTACACGTGTAAAAGGAACTCCTATCACGGAAACTAAACGCAGTTTATTGGCTTTTAGCCGAAATGAAATTACTTCTTTTCTTATTGATGAATTAATTATCGAAACCGCCCGACATATTTATACTCCCCAATATGTTGAACTTACAAAGGATTTTTATTTAAAAATGTAA
- the folK gene encoding 2-amino-4-hydroxy-6-hydroxymethyldihydropteridine diphosphokinase has translation MELQHQVILSLGSNQGNRLKNIELCLELIHQEVGTIIKVSNLYETPSWGFESEAFYNCALVLHTSKTPEKILEKCLIVEKKLGRIRNENAGYQSRIIDIDLIAFDFEIINVDHLQIPHPLMQNRKFVLLPFQDLNLDWVHPVLRKTIPELIQITPDDSICEVVQELASPLNAIRLNQYNYIAIEGNIGAGKSTLALKMAQDFNAKTVLERFADNPFLPKFYEDQSRYAFSLEMSFLADRYQQLSDDLSQFDLFKDFIIADYHIFKSLLFSKITLEVDEFRLYRTLFDIIYKEMPKPDLYIYLYQNTDRLLQNIKSRGRSYEQDITAEYLEKINRGYLEYIKTQTDLNVLVIDVSDRDFVSNQEDYLFVLNKIQEKNNL, from the coding sequence ATGGAACTACAGCATCAAGTCATTTTATCTCTAGGAAGTAATCAGGGCAACCGATTGAAAAACATCGAATTGTGTTTGGAGTTAATTCATCAGGAAGTTGGGACTATTATAAAAGTTTCTAACTTATATGAAACGCCTTCCTGGGGATTTGAAAGTGAGGCGTTCTATAATTGCGCTTTGGTTTTGCATACTTCTAAAACACCCGAGAAGATTTTAGAGAAATGTTTGATAGTTGAAAAAAAATTAGGCCGTATCCGCAATGAAAATGCGGGATATCAATCCAGAATTATTGATATTGATTTGATTGCTTTTGACTTTGAAATCATTAATGTTGATCATCTTCAAATTCCACATCCCTTGATGCAAAACCGAAAATTTGTTTTGCTGCCTTTTCAGGATTTAAATTTAGATTGGGTTCATCCTGTTTTGAGAAAAACAATTCCCGAGTTAATTCAGATAACGCCTGATGATAGTATTTGTGAAGTAGTTCAGGAATTAGCAAGCCCATTGAATGCTATTCGTTTAAATCAGTATAATTATATTGCTATTGAAGGGAATATTGGTGCTGGGAAATCTACTTTGGCGCTAAAAATGGCTCAGGATTTTAATGCTAAAACCGTTTTGGAACGTTTTGCAGATAATCCTTTTTTGCCTAAATTTTATGAAGATCAAAGCCGGTATGCTTTTTCACTTGAGATGTCATTTTTGGCAGACAGATACCAGCAATTATCAGATGATTTGTCACAGTTTGATTTGTTTAAAGACTTTATTATTGCCGATTATCATATTTTTAAATCGCTGTTGTTTTCTAAAATTACTTTAGAAGTTGATGAGTTTAGATTGTATCGAACACTTTTTGATATCATTTATAAAGAAATGCCAAAACCTGATTTGTATATTTATCTGTACCAAAATACAGACCGTTTACTGCAGAATATAAAAAGCCGCGGCAGAAGCTATGAACAGGATATTACGGCTGAATATCTGGAAAAAATAAACAGAGGTTACTTGGAATACATCAAGACTCAAACTGATTTGAATGTCTTGGTTATTGATGTTTCCGATCGTGATTTTGTAAGCAATCAAGAAGATTATCTTTTTGTTTTAAATAAAATTCAGGAGAAAAACAATCTGTAA
- a CDS encoding DUF6252 family protein yields MRRFISVIILLFSLVSCEDQVKFNNPAVQGLKDNVLWRATLMNALQSTDGSLTITAYQKNDALILKTASTTVKTYLLGMDITNKVIVKEKTNEIITVFSTGKNWGDGQIVITEFDAINHTVTGEFKFNAKNESVDPLTGTNVNFQKGIFYKVPVTIETNSPKQL; encoded by the coding sequence ATGCGCAGATTTATTTCAGTTATAATACTTTTATTTAGTTTAGTGTCTTGTGAAGATCAAGTTAAATTCAACAATCCCGCTGTACAAGGATTAAAAGACAACGTCCTTTGGAGAGCCACTTTAATGAATGCTCTTCAGTCTACTGATGGTTCACTAACAATAACTGCTTATCAAAAAAATGATGCTTTAATATTAAAAACTGCAAGTACTACAGTTAAAACCTATCTGCTTGGAATGGATATTACTAATAAAGTAATAGTAAAAGAAAAGACTAATGAAATTATTACTGTTTTTTCAACGGGCAAAAACTGGGGCGATGGCCAAATTGTAATTACAGAATTTGATGCCATAAACCACACAGTTACTGGAGAGTTTAAATTTAATGCAAAAAATGAATCCGTTGATCCTTTGACCGGAACTAATGTGAATTTCCAAAAAGGGATTTTTTACAAAGTTCCAGTTACCATTGAAACTAATTCACCAAAACAACTTTAG
- the mutS gene encoding DNA mismatch repair protein MutS, whose protein sequence is MAAKDKIVKETPLMRQYNEIKRKYPDACLLFRVGDFYETFGEDAIRASKILGITLTKRGAGSETETALAGFPHHSINTYLPKLVKAGLRVAICDQLEDPKMTKTIVKRGVTELVTPGVSMNDEVLHSKTNNFLAAVYFANKMIGVSFLDVSTGEFLTAQGNAEYIDKLLQNFNPSEILVPKNNKNEFRETFGEDFHNFYLEDWIFKEDYALETLTKHFQTVSLKGFGIEELREGIIASGAILYYLSETQHNRVQHITAIHRIAEDAYVWMDRFTIRNLELYHSYNPNAVTLLDVIDKTLSPMGGRLLKRWLALPLKDSNKIKSRHQVVSYLKENQDVLKNIQNQIKQISDLERLISKIATGKVSPREVVYLKESLDAIIPIKTLALSSPQEAVKVIGDSLHSCDLLREKIQITLNQDAPVAIAKGNAIAKGINAELDDLRAISTSGKQFLEGIEKRESERTGISSLKISFNNVFGYYIEVRNTHKDKVPGEWIRKQTLVSAERYITEELKEYETKILGAEEKIQKIESDLFEQLVSWVATYIKPVQMNANLVAQLDCLCCFTQLAIENKYVCPEIDETFELEIKEGRHPVIEKQLPVGVPYITNDVFLDRETQQLIMITGPNMSGKSAILRQTALIVLLAQIGSFVPAESVRMGIVDKIFTRVGASDNISMGESTFMVEMNETASILNNISDRSLVLLDEIGRGTSTYDGISIAWAIAEFLHEHPSKAKTLFATHYHELNEMSETMPRIQNYNVSVKELKDTVLFIRKLVKGGSAHSFGIHVAKMAGMPQLVISRAQKMLKKLEKNHSSEVLNGVKSTNEEMQMSFFNLDDPLLEEIKEEIVNLDINAITPVEALMKLNEIKRMLTRK, encoded by the coding sequence TTGGCAGCAAAAGATAAGATAGTTAAAGAGACTCCATTAATGAGACAGTACAACGAAATCAAGAGGAAATATCCTGATGCTTGCCTGTTGTTTCGTGTTGGGGATTTTTATGAAACTTTTGGAGAAGATGCAATTCGGGCTTCAAAGATTTTGGGTATTACGTTAACTAAAAGAGGGGCAGGTTCCGAAACTGAGACTGCACTTGCCGGTTTTCCGCATCATTCTATAAATACCTATTTGCCTAAATTAGTCAAAGCGGGACTTCGAGTAGCTATTTGTGATCAATTGGAAGATCCAAAAATGACCAAAACGATTGTTAAACGCGGAGTAACCGAATTGGTTACGCCTGGTGTTTCTATGAATGACGAGGTTTTGCATTCTAAAACCAATAATTTTTTGGCCGCGGTTTATTTTGCCAATAAGATGATTGGCGTTTCATTTTTGGATGTTTCTACGGGTGAGTTTCTTACTGCTCAAGGAAATGCCGAATATATAGATAAACTGCTTCAGAATTTCAATCCAAGTGAAATTTTGGTTCCAAAAAACAATAAGAATGAATTCCGTGAAACTTTCGGAGAGGATTTTCATAATTTTTACTTGGAAGACTGGATTTTCAAAGAAGATTATGCTCTGGAAACGTTGACGAAACATTTTCAGACTGTATCTTTAAAAGGTTTTGGTATCGAAGAATTAAGGGAGGGAATCATTGCATCGGGTGCCATCCTTTATTATTTATCCGAAACACAGCATAATAGAGTGCAGCATATTACGGCAATTCATCGAATTGCTGAGGATGCTTATGTTTGGATGGACCGATTTACGATTCGGAACTTAGAGTTGTACCATAGTTACAATCCTAATGCCGTTACGCTATTGGATGTAATTGATAAAACGCTTTCGCCAATGGGTGGACGTTTGTTAAAACGCTGGCTGGCTTTGCCATTAAAAGACAGTAATAAGATAAAAAGCCGTCATCAAGTGGTTTCTTATTTAAAAGAGAATCAAGATGTTTTAAAAAACATTCAGAATCAAATCAAACAGATTTCAGATTTGGAGCGTTTGATTTCCAAAATTGCTACGGGGAAAGTTTCTCCTCGCGAAGTGGTTTATTTGAAAGAATCACTGGACGCTATTATTCCGATAAAAACTTTGGCTTTGTCAAGTCCGCAGGAAGCTGTAAAAGTAATTGGAGACAGCTTGCACAGTTGTGATCTGCTTCGCGAAAAAATACAAATAACCTTAAATCAGGATGCGCCAGTGGCAATTGCCAAAGGAAATGCTATTGCTAAAGGTATTAATGCTGAGTTGGATGATTTACGTGCAATATCCACTTCTGGGAAGCAGTTTTTGGAAGGAATCGAAAAAAGAGAATCGGAACGCACAGGGATTTCTTCATTAAAAATATCATTCAATAATGTTTTCGGATATTATATTGAAGTACGGAATACGCATAAAGATAAAGTTCCTGGAGAGTGGATCAGAAAGCAGACACTTGTTAGTGCAGAGCGTTATATCACGGAAGAACTTAAGGAATATGAAACTAAAATTCTGGGAGCTGAAGAGAAAATTCAGAAAATTGAAAGCGATTTATTCGAGCAGTTAGTAAGTTGGGTGGCTACGTACATAAAACCTGTTCAGATGAATGCTAATTTAGTAGCTCAACTGGATTGTTTGTGCTGTTTTACACAACTAGCAATTGAGAATAAATACGTTTGCCCAGAAATTGACGAAACATTCGAACTTGAAATAAAAGAGGGGAGGCATCCTGTGATTGAAAAGCAGTTGCCAGTTGGTGTCCCATATATTACCAATGATGTTTTCTTGGATAGAGAAACACAGCAGCTGATTATGATTACTGGACCCAATATGTCGGGTAAGTCGGCTATTTTACGTCAAACGGCTTTGATTGTATTGCTGGCTCAAATAGGAAGTTTTGTTCCTGCGGAAAGCGTTAGAATGGGTATTGTTGATAAAATATTCACCAGAGTAGGGGCTTCGGATAATATTTCGATGGGGGAGTCTACTTTTATGGTTGAAATGAATGAAACGGCTTCGATTTTGAATAATATTTCCGACCGGAGTTTAGTGCTGTTAGATGAGATTGGAAGGGGAACCAGTACTTATGACGGAATATCCATCGCTTGGGCAATAGCCGAATTTTTGCATGAGCATCCATCCAAAGCCAAAACATTATTTGCGACGCATTATCACGAATTGAATGAAATGAGCGAGACGATGCCTCGAATCCAGAATTACAATGTATCGGTAAAAGAGCTGAAAGATACGGTGCTTTTTATTCGAAAATTGGTAAAAGGAGGAAGTGCTCACAGTTTTGGTATTCATGTGGCCAAGATGGCCGGAATGCCTCAATTGGTTATTTCAAGAGCGCAAAAAATGCTGAAAAAGCTAGAAAAAAACCATTCGAGCGAAGTGCTGAACGGTGTAAAATCGACCAATGAAGAGATGCAGATGAGTTTCTTTAATCTTGACGATCCTTTGTTGGAAGAAATCAAAGAAGAGATTGTAAATTTGGATATAAATGCTATTACTCCGGTTGAGGCATTGATGAAGCTTAATGAGATTAAAAGAATGCTGACTAGAAAATAA
- a CDS encoding RNA methyltransferase, translated as MRKLENSELERKSIDDFKKSKKTPLILVLDDIRSLHNIGSVFRTADAFLIEKIILCGITASPPNKEIHKTALGATETVTWEHHENVLEVITNLKKEKIVTLAIEQVESSIFLQDFKVDKNQKYALLFGNEVYGVAQEAVALCDGCIEIPQLGTKHSLNISVSAGIVVWDLFKQFNN; from the coding sequence ATGAGAAAACTTGAAAACAGTGAACTGGAGAGAAAATCAATAGATGATTTTAAGAAATCTAAAAAGACCCCTTTAATTTTAGTTTTGGATGACATTCGCAGTTTGCATAATATCGGATCTGTTTTTAGAACTGCCGATGCTTTCCTGATAGAAAAAATAATTTTGTGCGGTATTACCGCTTCTCCACCCAATAAAGAAATTCATAAAACTGCTCTAGGTGCTACCGAAACAGTAACTTGGGAACATCACGAAAATGTACTTGAAGTTATTACAAATTTAAAAAAAGAAAAAATTGTTACTCTTGCCATTGAACAAGTAGAAAGTTCGATTTTCCTGCAAGATTTTAAAGTCGATAAAAATCAGAAATATGCTTTATTATTCGGAAACGAAGTTTATGGCGTGGCGCAGGAAGCTGTAGCTTTATGCGACGGCTGTATTGAAATTCCGCAACTGGGAACAAAACATTCGTTGAATATTTCAGTAAGCGCTGGGATTGTCGTTTGGGATTTATTTAAACAATTTAACAACTAA
- a CDS encoding DUF1508 domain-containing protein, with protein MGAFVVSKRFDDQYKFVFTSRKGKVIFTSMKYELKFECEEAIEYFKRNIGLATFEKHKSAGGKYFFRLFLDEAPFALSRKYTTELRVQKGIDEIVKFASVSEILDFSDNDLIFLD; from the coding sequence ATGGGGGCCTTTGTAGTTAGTAAAAGATTTGATGATCAGTATAAATTTGTGTTTACTTCAAGAAAAGGAAAAGTGATTTTTACGAGCATGAAGTATGAGCTTAAATTTGAATGCGAAGAAGCGATTGAATATTTTAAAAGGAATATTGGCTTGGCGACTTTTGAAAAGCATAAATCAGCAGGAGGAAAATATTTTTTCAGACTGTTTTTAGATGAAGCGCCTTTTGCTTTAAGTAGAAAATATACTACTGAATTAAGAGTTCAGAAAGGAATTGACGAAATCGTTAAGTTTGCCTCGGTTTCTGAAATTTTGGATTTCTCAGATAATGATTTGATTTTTTTGGATTGA
- a CDS encoding T9SS type B sorting domain-containing protein has translation MKIRSLFTITLLFVLFVYTFSYAVPAPKKTFKAFNNSKHSLANAAPVLTATGNQTYCPLTSVNIVTTISITDPDDTSTDAIYIQISSGYINGEDQLTLNNPFAHSTIQSNWNANEGKLTLKSPTGIPVSYTDFENAIKEVQFSSSSATPSGVRNFSISIGQANYLPRNGHYYEYVPNIGISWTDARVAADLKTYYGLKGYLATITAADEAQLAGKQAPGAGWIGGSDQETEGTWKWMTGPEAGTIFWNGTSNGSTPNFAFWNSNEPNQLGDEDYAHITAPGVGIAGSWNDLKNAGDPSGNYQPKGYIVEYGGTAGDPVLQLSASTTLTIVAISSTTPASRCDAGTVTLQATTSTGTINWYDAATAGNLQGSGTSFTTPILTATTSYYVDAGCPNSRKEVIATVKTTPSITQTNSPVTRCGQGTLTLSATTSAGTVNWYSQNNGSIVGSGSSFTTPIITANTIYYAETVNNGCVNTQKTEVNITIYPLPPVSDQTRTKCVSQTITLDAGIQNMTYLWSTGAVTQTIDVIDKGNFTVDVTSPAPESCTSKKTIDVVENNKPEIKNVTVDETTVTIELVQNENYFEFSIDGVNYQSSNVFTNAPSGLQTAYVREVNLCSIDQKPFIVIIVPKFFTPNNDGYNDIWEVKGLINYPSGEVTVFDRYGKLITLLNSYNHTWDGTFNKNPLPASDYWYVLKLDKNSPELKGHFSLKR, from the coding sequence ATGAAAATTAGATCTCTCTTCACTATAACACTACTTTTTGTGCTTTTTGTTTACACTTTTAGCTATGCAGTTCCTGCACCTAAAAAAACATTTAAAGCATTCAATAATTCTAAACATTCTTTAGCCAATGCAGCTCCTGTACTAACTGCAACTGGCAATCAAACCTATTGTCCTTTAACAAGTGTCAATATTGTTACCACTATTTCTATAACCGATCCTGACGACACAAGTACAGATGCAATTTATATTCAAATTTCATCTGGTTACATAAATGGGGAGGATCAATTAACCTTAAATAATCCTTTTGCACATTCCACAATTCAAAGTAACTGGAATGCAAACGAAGGTAAGTTAACGCTAAAAAGTCCAACTGGAATACCTGTATCCTATACCGATTTTGAGAATGCTATAAAAGAAGTTCAATTTAGCAGTTCATCAGCTACCCCTAGTGGAGTTCGTAACTTTTCAATCAGCATAGGGCAAGCTAATTATTTACCACGCAATGGTCATTATTATGAATATGTACCTAACATAGGAATTAGCTGGACTGACGCAAGAGTAGCTGCAGATTTAAAGACTTATTATGGATTGAAAGGCTACTTGGCCACCATTACAGCTGCTGATGAAGCTCAGCTAGCAGGAAAACAAGCTCCAGGCGCAGGCTGGATTGGAGGATCTGACCAAGAAACAGAAGGAACTTGGAAATGGATGACAGGTCCAGAAGCAGGAACCATTTTTTGGAATGGCACTTCCAATGGATCAACCCCTAATTTTGCCTTTTGGAACTCAAATGAACCCAATCAATTGGGCGATGAAGATTATGCCCATATTACCGCTCCAGGAGTTGGAATAGCAGGTTCTTGGAACGATTTGAAAAATGCAGGTGATCCCAGTGGCAATTACCAGCCTAAAGGCTATATTGTTGAATATGGCGGAACAGCTGGAGATCCTGTTTTACAGCTTTCAGCAAGTACTACTTTGACAATCGTCGCCATATCTAGCACAACACCTGCATCAAGATGTGATGCTGGAACCGTAACACTTCAAGCAACTACTTCAACTGGAACAATTAATTGGTATGATGCGGCAACAGCTGGAAATTTACAAGGAAGCGGAACAAGTTTTACAACCCCAATATTGACAGCAACTACATCCTATTATGTAGATGCAGGTTGTCCTAACTCAAGAAAAGAAGTAATTGCAACTGTAAAAACAACACCATCTATAACACAAACCAACTCACCTGTCACAAGATGCGGACAAGGAACACTTACTTTATCAGCTACAACTTCGGCTGGAACAGTAAACTGGTATTCACAAAATAACGGCTCCATTGTAGGATCTGGCTCATCTTTTACAACTCCAATTATTACCGCCAACACTATTTATTATGCCGAGACTGTTAATAACGGTTGTGTCAACACCCAAAAAACTGAAGTTAACATAACTATTTATCCGCTTCCCCCTGTGAGTGATCAAACTCGCACAAAGTGTGTTTCTCAAACTATTACTTTAGACGCAGGTATACAAAATATGACTTACTTGTGGTCAACTGGCGCTGTAACACAAACCATAGATGTTATAGACAAAGGGAATTTTACAGTAGATGTAACCAGTCCTGCCCCTGAAAGCTGTACTAGCAAAAAAACAATCGATGTTGTAGAAAACAATAAACCCGAAATAAAAAATGTAACAGTTGATGAAACAACAGTTACTATAGAACTAGTTCAAAACGAAAATTATTTTGAATTTTCTATAGATGGAGTTAATTATCAAAGTTCTAATGTTTTCACGAATGCGCCAAGCGGACTGCAAACTGCGTATGTTCGAGAAGTTAATTTATGCAGTATTGACCAAAAACCATTTATTGTTATTATTGTTCCTAAATTTTTCACCCCAAACAATGATGGCTATAATGATATATGGGAAGTAAAAGGTTTGATAAATTATCCATCAGGCGAAGTAACTGTTTTTGACCGTTATGGAAAATTAATCACTCTGCTTAATAGTTATAACCATACTTGGGACGGTACTTTTAACAAAAATCCATTACCCGCTTCCGATTATTGGTATGTACTAAAATTAGACAAAAACAGTCCAGAGTTAAAAGGTCATTTTTCGTTAAAGAGATAA